One genomic region from Haloprofundus salinisoli encodes:
- a CDS encoding twin-arginine translocase subunit TatC codes for MSSALDEDTRQTLDAGRETAGAMLRSAQKDLQKVFIVFLIGFLGTFYALQLWVWEFLKNVTQAQMNAATAEDVRFIAQTPFDVILLQGKISIVAGIIVALPIFIYFSRDALKERDMWPQSPVKPWKIVVIGLMAAALFFAGLVYGYSLFFPLMFKFLASNAISVGFSPRYSIVKWAQFIFLLTLSFGFAAQMPLAITGLSYSGIVQYETFRDKWRHAVVLIFVFGAFFSPPDPFTQIMWAVPLLVLYGVSLYLAKVVVTAKRGSQQIDLGRTVRTQWNVILGFIVLFGGAINAFYSYGGVEQVNRGLAWLGSSYRVVPVADQLPYGAETTILVYSAVAGVVGLLLGLFYGLYRDIEATAGPQVGGQTGDPAAIDLTGLDAAGVRAAPPEAFAGLTEEEAMGYASAAIDDGDNAKAQAILDRFDEAEESREEEPEGETGVGVVEDDVGDRASRASGTLLEGLTDGERDEDDIGGYYKDLAFIVDSLRSRSFILIGWFMLVLAGTFAWLYSGGIGAIYKGFLSQMPAVFDIEEVNVITLHPVEALIFEVKFSTLVAVIATLPLLAFFAWPALRERNFVRGHRSVIFGWAGVLLAGLLGGLYLGYIYVAPTVISYLAADALAANVVISYQITDFFWLIFFTTAGIGILADIPVLMVLLNTIGLSYRRMRGRWREVTVGILTVAALFTPADIITMFMVTVPLMVAYGVGLAVLFVLTLGGRRDLAPAPGTSDA; via the coding sequence ATGTCCAGCGCGCTCGACGAGGATACCCGCCAGACGCTCGACGCGGGGCGGGAAACGGCCGGCGCGATGTTGCGTTCGGCCCAAAAAGACCTCCAGAAGGTCTTTATCGTCTTTCTTATCGGGTTTCTCGGGACGTTCTACGCGCTCCAACTGTGGGTCTGGGAGTTTCTGAAGAACGTCACTCAGGCGCAGATGAACGCGGCGACGGCCGAGGACGTCCGCTTTATCGCGCAGACGCCGTTCGACGTTATCCTCCTCCAGGGGAAGATAAGCATCGTCGCCGGCATCATCGTCGCCCTTCCGATATTCATCTACTTCTCTCGCGACGCGCTCAAAGAGCGCGATATGTGGCCGCAGTCGCCGGTCAAACCGTGGAAGATCGTCGTCATCGGTCTCATGGCGGCGGCGCTGTTCTTCGCGGGGCTGGTGTACGGCTACTCGCTGTTCTTCCCGCTGATGTTCAAGTTCCTGGCGAGCAACGCCATCTCCGTCGGCTTCTCGCCGCGGTACTCCATCGTGAAGTGGGCGCAGTTCATCTTCCTGCTCACGCTCTCGTTCGGGTTCGCCGCCCAGATGCCGCTCGCCATCACGGGGCTCTCCTACAGCGGTATCGTCCAGTACGAGACGTTCCGCGACAAGTGGCGACACGCCGTCGTCCTCATCTTCGTCTTCGGCGCGTTCTTTTCGCCGCCGGACCCGTTCACGCAGATTATGTGGGCGGTGCCGCTTTTGGTGCTCTACGGCGTGAGCCTCTATCTCGCAAAGGTGGTCGTCACCGCCAAACGGGGCAGCCAACAGATAGACCTCGGGCGGACCGTCCGCACGCAGTGGAACGTCATCCTCGGCTTCATCGTGCTGTTCGGCGGGGCGATCAACGCGTTCTACAGCTACGGCGGCGTCGAACAGGTGAACCGTGGTCTCGCGTGGCTCGGCAGCAGCTATCGGGTGGTGCCGGTCGCCGACCAACTCCCGTACGGAGCGGAGACGACGATTCTCGTCTACTCGGCCGTCGCGGGCGTCGTCGGCCTGCTGCTCGGCCTCTTCTACGGGCTCTACCGCGACATCGAAGCGACCGCCGGCCCGCAGGTCGGCGGGCAGACGGGCGACCCGGCGGCTATCGACCTCACCGGACTCGACGCGGCGGGCGTCCGCGCGGCCCCACCGGAGGCGTTCGCCGGCCTCACCGAGGAGGAGGCGATGGGCTACGCCAGCGCCGCCATCGACGACGGGGACAACGCCAAAGCCCAAGCCATCCTCGACCGGTTCGACGAGGCCGAGGAGAGCCGCGAAGAGGAACCCGAGGGGGAGACGGGCGTCGGCGTCGTCGAAGACGACGTGGGCGACAGAGCCTCCAGAGCCAGCGGGACGCTGTTGGAGGGGCTCACCGACGGCGAGCGCGACGAGGACGACATCGGCGGCTACTACAAGGACCTCGCGTTCATCGTCGACAGCCTCCGCTCGCGGTCGTTCATCCTCATCGGCTGGTTCATGCTCGTCCTCGCCGGGACGTTCGCGTGGCTCTATAGCGGCGGTATCGGTGCAATCTACAAGGGATTCCTCTCACAGATGCCCGCAGTCTTCGACATCGAAGAGGTGAACGTCATCACGCTGCACCCCGTCGAGGCGCTCATCTTCGAGGTGAAGTTCTCGACGCTCGTCGCGGTCATCGCGACGCTCCCGCTTCTGGCCTTTTTCGCGTGGCCCGCGCTCCGCGAGCGGAACTTCGTCCGCGGCCACCGGAGCGTCATCTTCGGGTGGGCCGGCGTCCTGCTGGCAGGTCTCCTCGGCGGACTCTACCTCGGCTACATCTACGTCGCCCCGACGGTCATCTCGTATCTGGCCGCCGACGCGCTGGCGGCGAACGTCGTCATCAGCTACCAGATCACGGATTTCTTCTGGCTCATCTTCTTCACCACCGCCGGCATCGGCATCCTCGCCGACATCCCCGTTCTGATGGTGCTTCTCAACACCATCGGCCTCTCGTACCGCCGGATGCGCGGGCGCTGGCGGGAAGTCACTGTGGGGATTCTCACCGTCGCGGCGCTTTTCACCCCGGCAGACATCATCACGATGTTCATGGTGACGGTTCCGCTGATGGTCGCCTACGGCGTCGGCCTCGCGGTGTTGTTCGTGCTGACGCTCGGCGGGCGGCGCGACCTCGCGCCCGCCCCCGGAACGAGCGACGCCTGA
- a CDS encoding RlmE family RNA methyltransferase, whose amino-acid sequence MARKDEYYNRAKQEGYRARSAYKLQQLDETANLLHRGASVVDLGAAPGGWLQVAAEEVGPEGTVVGVDLQRIKSLEADNVETIRGDMTENETKEKLLQIVGEDGADVVISDMAPNMTGEYSLDHARSVYLARQAFEVAMDVLDAGGDFAVKVFDGQDLQDLKDDIEPEFQYVREVRPKASRKQSSELYLVAKGRITAPVAVGDELNLEITDTGNEGDGIGRVDGFTLFVADAEEGETARVRVTDIKPKFGFAERVDV is encoded by the coding sequence ATGGCGCGCAAAGACGAATACTACAACCGGGCCAAGCAGGAGGGCTACCGCGCCCGCTCGGCCTACAAACTCCAGCAGCTCGACGAGACCGCGAACCTCCTCCACCGAGGGGCGTCGGTCGTCGACCTGGGGGCCGCCCCCGGCGGGTGGCTGCAAGTCGCCGCCGAGGAAGTCGGCCCCGAAGGCACCGTCGTCGGCGTCGACCTCCAGCGCATCAAGTCGTTAGAGGCCGACAACGTCGAGACGATTCGCGGCGACATGACCGAGAACGAGACGAAGGAGAAGTTGCTACAAATCGTCGGCGAGGACGGCGCGGACGTCGTCATTTCCGACATGGCACCGAACATGACCGGCGAGTACTCGCTGGACCACGCCCGCTCGGTGTACCTCGCCCGGCAGGCGTTCGAGGTGGCGATGGACGTGCTCGACGCCGGCGGCGACTTCGCCGTGAAGGTGTTCGACGGCCAGGACCTCCAAGACCTGAAAGACGACATCGAACCCGAGTTCCAGTACGTCCGCGAGGTCCGGCCGAAAGCCTCCCGAAAACAGTCCTCCGAACTCTACCTCGTCGCCAAGGGTCGAATCACCGCGCCCGTCGCCGTCGGCGACGAACTCAACCTCGAAATCACCGACACCGGAAACGAAGGCGACGGCATCGGCAGAGTCGACGGGTTCACCCTGTTCGTCGCCGACGCCGAGGAGGGCGAAACGGCCCGCGTCCGCGTCACCGACATCAAACCGAAGTTCGGCTTCGCCGAGCGCGTCGACGTGTAA
- a CDS encoding DNA polymerase sliding clamp, producing MFQAIVSASTLRDALDSVSVLVDECKIRLEEDELAIRAVDPANVGMVDLSLDAAAFESYEADGGVIGVNLSRLEDIAGMANTGDLVHLELDEETRKLHIQIEGLSYTLALIDPDSIRQEPDIPDLDLPATIVVEGTHLDRGIKAADMVSDHIGLRVDEDDETFHIEAEGDTDDVDLELGRDDLIDLVAGPADSLFSLDYLKDMNKAIPSDTEVTVELGEEFPVKLHYEFGEGMGHVTYMLAPRIQSD from the coding sequence ATGTTCCAGGCCATCGTGAGCGCGTCGACGCTCCGGGACGCGCTCGATTCCGTGAGCGTGCTGGTCGACGAGTGTAAGATACGACTCGAAGAGGACGAACTCGCAATTCGGGCCGTCGACCCCGCGAACGTGGGGATGGTCGACCTCTCGCTCGACGCCGCGGCGTTCGAGTCCTACGAAGCAGACGGCGGCGTCATCGGCGTCAACCTCTCCCGACTGGAGGACATCGCCGGGATGGCGAACACCGGCGACCTCGTCCACCTCGAACTCGACGAGGAGACGCGAAAGCTTCACATCCAGATCGAGGGCCTCTCCTACACGCTCGCGCTCATCGACCCCGACTCCATCCGGCAGGAACCGGACATCCCGGATCTCGACCTCCCGGCGACCATCGTCGTCGAAGGCACCCATCTCGACCGCGGTATCAAGGCCGCCGACATGGTGTCGGACCACATCGGCCTCCGCGTCGACGAGGACGACGAGACGTTCCACATCGAAGCCGAGGGCGACACCGACGACGTCGACCTCGAACTCGGCCGCGACGACCTCATCGACCTCGTCGCCGGTCCCGCCGACTCGCTGTTCAGCCTCGACTACCTCAAGGACATGAACAAGGCGATTCCCTCCGACACCGAGGTCACCGTCGAACTCGGCGAGGAGTTCCCCGTCAAACTTCACTACGAGTTCGGCGAGGGCATGGGCCACGTGACGTACATGCTGGCTCCGCGTATCCAGAGCGACTGA
- a CDS encoding queuosine precursor transporter, translating into MRESRLTTGEVALVGLFVTALVTAQLTAAKLLAFDLPLSLPVVGDSLALPGAALAYALTFFASDCYSELYGRKAAQRMVNVGFGMNLVVLALVAGTIAAPALDPGFGGQFAAVLAPSANIVLGSLVAYLVSQNWDVLVFHRIREATDGSHLWLRNVASTATSQALDTVLFVTVGFLVAPTVLGIGQATPVPVVISLVVGQYILKLLIAVADTPFVYAVVGLLRRSADDRERVSA; encoded by the coding sequence GTGCGTGAATCGCGCCTGACGACGGGCGAAGTCGCGCTCGTCGGGTTGTTCGTCACGGCGCTGGTCACCGCGCAACTGACCGCGGCGAAACTGCTGGCGTTCGACCTGCCGCTGTCGCTGCCCGTCGTCGGCGATAGCCTCGCGCTCCCCGGCGCGGCGCTGGCGTACGCGCTGACGTTCTTCGCCTCCGACTGCTACTCGGAGCTATACGGACGAAAGGCGGCCCAGCGGATGGTGAACGTCGGCTTCGGGATGAACCTCGTCGTGCTCGCGCTCGTGGCCGGAACCATCGCCGCGCCCGCGCTCGACCCCGGGTTCGGCGGCCAGTTCGCGGCCGTGCTCGCTCCGAGCGCGAACATCGTCCTCGGCAGCCTCGTCGCCTACCTCGTCAGCCAGAACTGGGACGTGCTCGTCTTCCACCGCATCCGCGAGGCGACCGACGGGAGCCATCTGTGGCTCCGCAACGTCGCGTCGACGGCGACGAGTCAGGCGCTCGATACGGTGTTGTTCGTCACCGTCGGCTTCCTCGTCGCGCCGACGGTACTCGGTATCGGACAGGCGACGCCGGTTCCGGTCGTGATTTCGCTCGTCGTCGGCCAGTACATCTTGAAACTGCTCATCGCCGTCGCGGACACGCCGTTCGTCTACGCCGTCGTCGGCCTGCTCCGCCGGTCGGCGGACGACCGAGAGCGGGTTTCGGCGTAG
- a CDS encoding DNA primase large subunit PriL produces the protein MNARHARYPFFAAAREAVGQSGVALSELVTTDDPAVSRALERVERALMAGTVESETPGEWSTRDELLSYPVARILVSLIDAPAAVRKYAQAEAATAYDRFTEDFESTDDGLKSTDTVTVELDDFLTEFELTDQVRPEADAQATAQTRKDDAYRVALGTYLTLSEPGWGERWRLVNREVADGEVRIIREELYELLREAVRRQVAEGLPFVVGDDAIAEALDAEVDSLRGLLADRKPVGRIDTVVPELFPPCMKHLLERVGRGAELDHHSRFALTAFLTGIGMDTDEIVAVYRDSALDEEEIRYQTEYLRDEAGTQYAPPSCATMAAYGDCVNKDERCETITHPLAYYARALDDEGERGTNAAD, from the coding sequence ATGAACGCGCGTCACGCCCGTTACCCGTTCTTCGCGGCCGCGAGAGAGGCCGTCGGCCAGTCCGGTGTGGCGCTCTCCGAACTCGTCACGACCGACGACCCCGCGGTCTCGCGCGCCCTCGAACGCGTCGAACGCGCGCTGATGGCCGGCACCGTCGAGAGCGAGACGCCCGGCGAGTGGTCCACCCGCGACGAACTGCTCTCCTACCCCGTCGCGCGCATCCTCGTCTCGCTCATCGACGCGCCCGCCGCCGTTCGCAAGTACGCCCAAGCCGAGGCGGCGACGGCGTACGACCGCTTCACCGAGGATTTCGAGTCGACCGACGACGGCCTCAAGAGCACGGACACGGTGACGGTCGAACTCGACGACTTCCTCACGGAGTTCGAGTTGACCGACCAGGTGCGACCCGAAGCCGACGCGCAGGCGACGGCGCAGACGCGCAAGGACGACGCCTATCGCGTCGCGCTCGGTACGTATCTCACCCTCTCCGAGCCCGGTTGGGGCGAGCGCTGGCGACTGGTCAACCGCGAAGTCGCAGACGGCGAGGTGCGAATCATCCGCGAGGAACTGTACGAACTGCTCCGCGAGGCGGTCCGCCGCCAAGTGGCCGAGGGGCTCCCGTTCGTCGTCGGCGACGACGCCATCGCCGAGGCGCTGGACGCGGAAGTCGACTCGCTGCGTGGCCTGCTGGCCGACCGGAAACCCGTCGGCCGCATCGACACGGTCGTTCCCGAGCTCTTTCCGCCGTGCATGAAACATCTGCTCGAACGCGTCGGACGCGGCGCGGAGTTGGACCACCACTCGCGCTTCGCGCTGACGGCGTTTCTCACCGGCATCGGGATGGACACCGACGAGATCGTCGCCGTCTACCGCGACTCTGCGCTCGACGAGGAGGAGATTCGCTATCAGACCGAGTATCTACGCGACGAGGCGGGCACGCAGTACGCCCCGCCCTCGTGCGCGACGATGGCCGCCTACGGCGACTGCGTGAACAAAGACGAGCGCTGCGAGACCATCACGCACCCGCTGGCGTACTACGCCAGAGCGCTCGACGACGAGGGCGAACGCGGGACGAACGCCGCCGACTGA
- a CDS encoding DUF7474 family protein, which translates to MPRFDYPCPGCLTTNSLHDADCRFEGTAWPEVEKAYTDIVSLLSAGPKHEESLPDAVHGEWGPLHVAALDRLKYDERLREENGRLELLTAAEYKEMVSEPTREPMKTLYRKGSYPGCHDNAVFAMIAWYEMVGLSWAEAKENVVTWLRESGTWTRGGFEEASPEQLVESKRHVYEAGYGWKEKAQAAKAVIDRHG; encoded by the coding sequence GTGCCGCGCTTCGACTACCCCTGTCCGGGCTGTCTCACCACCAACAGCCTGCACGACGCCGACTGCCGCTTCGAGGGCACCGCGTGGCCCGAGGTGGAGAAAGCGTACACCGACATCGTCTCGCTGCTTTCGGCGGGGCCGAAACACGAAGAGAGCCTGCCCGACGCCGTCCACGGCGAGTGGGGACCGCTGCACGTCGCGGCGCTCGACCGCCTGAAGTACGACGAGCGACTGCGCGAGGAGAACGGTCGTCTCGAACTACTCACCGCCGCCGAGTACAAAGAGATGGTCTCGGAGCCGACCAGAGAGCCGATGAAGACCCTGTATCGAAAGGGCAGCTACCCCGGCTGTCACGACAACGCGGTGTTCGCGATGATCGCGTGGTACGAGATGGTCGGGCTCTCGTGGGCCGAGGCGAAGGAGAACGTCGTCACGTGGCTCCGCGAGAGCGGCACGTGGACCCGCGGCGGGTTCGAGGAGGCCTCGCCCGAACAGCTCGTCGAGAGCAAGCGACACGTCTACGAGGCCGGCTACGGCTGGAAGGAGAAAGCGCAGGCAGCGAAAGCCGTCATCGACCGGCACGGTTGA
- a CDS encoding SWIM zinc finger family protein produces the protein MTHSRNASASSAIRKATLPADGYEGRSLRARADPMAVRPLRDRRYVVETDSGTYVVDLEERSCTCPDYAIRGARCKHLRRVAIEVNERRQPAPTERRSVCAVCGQSVFVPFETTGPQLCADDDFESGEFVRDRESGSALVVTNVVHRRADEVVVEDGTSRTVADYETNADYGDHEPVVEAVYLGSVRAVDGELEFDRARRYSFPASRLRHVDREETDRPRPDSFQSQFPLAEA, from the coding sequence ATGACGCACTCACGAAACGCATCCGCGTCATCCGCGATTCGCAAGGCCACGTTACCAGCCGACGGCTACGAAGGTCGGTCGCTGCGCGCCCGTGCGGACCCGATGGCCGTCAGACCGCTCAGAGACCGCCGCTACGTCGTCGAGACCGACAGCGGGACGTACGTCGTCGACCTCGAAGAGCGCTCGTGCACCTGTCCCGACTACGCCATCCGCGGCGCACGCTGCAAACACCTGCGCCGCGTCGCCATCGAGGTGAACGAGCGACGCCAACCCGCGCCGACCGAGCGACGGTCGGTCTGTGCGGTCTGCGGCCAGTCGGTGTTCGTCCCGTTCGAAACGACCGGCCCGCAGCTCTGTGCGGACGACGACTTCGAGAGCGGCGAGTTCGTCCGCGACCGCGAGAGCGGATCAGCGCTCGTCGTCACGAACGTCGTCCACCGCCGCGCCGACGAAGTCGTCGTCGAGGACGGCACCAGCCGCACCGTCGCCGACTACGAGACCAACGCCGACTACGGCGACCACGAACCCGTCGTCGAAGCCGTCTACCTCGGGTCGGTCCGCGCCGTCGACGGCGAACTGGAGTTCGACCGCGCCCGCCGCTACAGCTTCCCGGCGTCGCGGCTCCGCCACGTCGACCGCGAGGAGACCGACCGGCCGCGGCCCGATAGCTTCCAGTCGCAGTTCCCGCTCGCGGAAGCCTGA
- a CDS encoding DUF7472 family protein: protein MELDGETLREIVVSVIAVSLFIAAALYIGTAYGGSNLDPTGGLALVASIALFVVLMAIVGVFLSR, encoded by the coding sequence ATGGAACTCGATGGGGAGACGCTGCGTGAAATCGTCGTCTCCGTTATCGCCGTCAGCCTCTTCATCGCCGCCGCCCTCTACATCGGGACGGCGTACGGCGGGTCGAACCTCGACCCGACCGGCGGACTCGCACTCGTCGCCAGCATCGCGCTGTTCGTCGTGCTGATGGCTATCGTCGGCGTCTTTCTCTCGCGGTAA
- a CDS encoding MFS transporter — MSTPRAATATDAVRNPRRALAIVVAVVFVDLLGFGVVIPILPFYVRSFGVSDVFIGLLAASYSLLQFGFAPFLGRLSDQRGRRPVIMLSLAGSAVAWTIFGLAAEFSSLFGFTAGVAVLFVSRMLAGAMGGNIAAAQAYIADITPAERRAEALGLVGASFALGFVFGPAIGGLFASDAVVAVAGDIFPTFVPATPFSLPSFAAAGLSLLSLGFAALFLEEPARTRGTAPRTTLVSQFADALGDGNLRGLVVSFFLVSVAFSGIQVMFIPFAADVYGYQETQTAFLLTYIGVLGVFNQGLLVGRLSRRYRDSSIAVAGAVVLLVALAAIPFSPQLGAFLSIPTDAAPAYLTPALLALLVVLALLSLGNSLLNVALTTLVSKATSAETQGSAFGVTQGAGSLGRTVGPPAMAALYVFTYWSPFVAGALLMLPILAILVGIARGRFGVQADERADRAVGETDGGDTENE; from the coding sequence ATGAGTACGCCTCGCGCAGCGACGGCGACAGACGCCGTACGGAACCCTCGCCGGGCGCTCGCTATCGTCGTCGCCGTCGTCTTCGTCGACCTCCTCGGCTTCGGGGTGGTCATCCCGATTCTCCCCTTCTACGTCCGGAGCTTCGGCGTCAGCGACGTGTTCATCGGCCTGCTCGCCGCCTCCTACTCGCTGCTGCAGTTCGGCTTCGCGCCGTTTCTCGGCCGCCTCTCCGACCAGCGGGGCCGCCGCCCGGTCATCATGCTCTCGCTCGCCGGAAGCGCCGTCGCGTGGACCATCTTCGGCCTCGCAGCGGAATTTTCGTCTCTTTTCGGCTTCACGGCGGGCGTCGCGGTGTTGTTCGTCTCACGGATGCTCGCCGGCGCGATGGGCGGCAACATCGCCGCCGCCCAGGCGTACATCGCCGACATCACGCCCGCCGAGCGTCGCGCCGAGGCGCTGGGTCTCGTCGGCGCCTCGTTCGCGCTCGGCTTCGTCTTCGGCCCCGCCATCGGTGGTCTGTTCGCCAGCGACGCCGTCGTCGCCGTTGCAGGGGACATATTCCCCACGTTCGTCCCCGCGACGCCCTTCTCGCTGCCGAGTTTCGCCGCCGCCGGCCTCAGCCTCCTCAGTTTGGGCTTCGCGGCCCTGTTCCTCGAAGAGCCGGCGCGGACGCGCGGCACCGCCCCCCGGACGACGCTCGTCTCGCAGTTCGCCGACGCGCTCGGAGACGGGAACCTCCGAGGTCTCGTCGTCTCGTTCTTCCTGGTCTCCGTCGCGTTCTCGGGCATCCAGGTGATGTTCATCCCGTTCGCGGCCGACGTCTACGGCTACCAGGAGACGCAGACGGCGTTCCTGCTCACCTACATCGGCGTGTTGGGCGTATTCAACCAGGGGCTCCTCGTCGGGCGGCTCTCGCGGCGCTACCGCGACTCCTCTATCGCCGTCGCCGGGGCAGTCGTACTGCTCGTTGCACTCGCCGCGATTCCGTTCTCGCCGCAACTCGGCGCGTTTCTCTCGATTCCGACCGACGCTGCCCCGGCGTACCTCACGCCCGCGCTTCTGGCGCTTCTGGTCGTCCTCGCGCTGCTGTCGCTCGGCAACAGCCTGCTGAACGTCGCGCTGACGACGCTCGTCTCGAAGGCGACGAGCGCCGAGACGCAAGGCAGCGCCTTCGGCGTCACGCAGGGTGCCGGAAGCTTGGGTCGGACCGTCGGCCCGCCCGCGATGGCGGCGTTGTACGTATTCACCTACTGGTCGCCGTTCGTCGCGGGGGCGCTGCTCATGCTCCCGATTCTGGCGATTCTCGTGGGTATCGCGCGCGGAAGGTTCGGCGTCCAGGCGGACGAGAGAGCGGACCGAGCGGTCGGCGAGACCGACGGTGGGGACACGGAAAACGAGTAG
- a CDS encoding ribbon-helix-helix domain-containing protein: MAKISVEVPDELLADLDEHVGDDKKFVNRSDAIRASIRKTLDLLDEIDDRHGRLDDDDDVGGKNDSEDDSA; the protein is encoded by the coding sequence ATGGCTAAGATAAGCGTCGAAGTCCCCGACGAGTTGCTCGCGGACCTCGACGAACACGTCGGCGACGACAAGAAGTTCGTCAACCGAAGCGACGCCATCCGGGCGTCGATTCGCAAGACGCTGGACCTCCTTGACGAGATAGACGACCGGCACGGGCGATTGGACGACGACGACGACGTCGGCGGAAAGAACGATAGCGAGGACGACAGTGCGTGA